In the Cylindrospermopsis raciborskii Cr2010 genome, CAGTGATTTTGATGAACTATTCCACTCAGGTTGTAGGTAGACACACAAATCAGGGTGTGCGGATAACTGTTCTTGATAAAAATCAATTTCCTGACCAGTTTCTATAACTATTTTCGCTTCATTAGCTCTACTCCAAAACTGATTCTGTACTGGATATTTAGGGTTAATATGTTCCTTGGGAGATAGGGTGATCCAAGCTGATAAAGGAACTTCTTTCCAAAAAGATCCTGATGTTTCAATATTAACTTGTTTACCAGCATCTAACAAGGCCTCAACTAATTCAGGTAAATGCTTGTGAATGAATGGTTCTCCACCACTAATAACTATTCTCGGAGATTTTAGTTCTGCTAGAAGCTCACCAATGGTACGCTCAAATCGTGGTAAGTTTGCCCCACCATCCGCATAACCAGTGTCACACCAAGGACAGCTCAATGGACAACCAGACAAGCGAATAAAATCTACTAAAGAACCAGTCCAATACCCTTCACCTTGAACTGTACTCTGAAAAGTTTCATGAATGGGTAGCTTGATTTCTAAAATCGACATTTCTCTGGTTTTCTACTCATAAGGTGGATGACTATATTTTCTTACGAGAAAATATTCTCAAGTTTATTTTATACCAATAAAACTTACCTAAAACTACTCCAATTGAACTTTTAAGAAAAGTTGAGTTACTTGTATATATATTACAAAAATGAGTCAGTCCCAAGATTTGGAATTACACTGCAGGTACATCAGATAAATAGCATAATAATAAGGAGTCGAAGTTTATGATGATCTCCAAATCGCTTTCTAGAGTTGTTCAATTTCTCAGTGAAGCTTTTATGCGCATATTCAGCCCCACCGATGATGCTTATCCCATGACTGGTTTTCAACCTTTTACCGGTGTACCCTATAAGAGGGGTAGATTAGCATCCTGGTAAGTGGATATTACTACAGAACCGCGCTACGGTCTATAAACCTAACTGGTTGAATGATCCTAGCGCTTTGACTTCTCTATCAAAAAGAAGCTTTGCCAATTGATGCTTCATAAGAACCACGCTATGGTCTGCAAACCTATCTGGATAAAACATAACATAAAATATAATAGCCCCTCCTCAAAAATGCGATCGCCTGTTATACTAGTTCTTGAGTGCTGCTAACCTAAACAGATGTCTAAATTGAGTATTCAGGAACGATTAAATCAACTACTACCTAAACTACAAGACTCCCGACTGTTGGGCAATCGTGGTATTGGCAATGAGATTGGTTTCTACGTTTTTGATTATGCTCCAGAAGATGAACTATATGTCCAAGAATATACTAAAATACTTATTTCGCAGTTAACTAGGGATCCAATAAATCTAGTCGTTAAAGAATTCAATCTGTATAACATAATCCTAGAGATATTACAAGAAAAAGGAATTCTCAATAAAGCTTTTATTGTAGAAGCGAAAGAAGGACACAAATCTCTCTGGAATAAAATCCAACCCATAGTTAGACCCGAAAAGGTGATTACTCAGATCCAAAACCATCTCCAGGGGAACGAACAATTAGTATTCCTGACTGGAGTTGGAGCGAGTTGGCCCCTAATTAGATCCCACAGTATTTTGAATGGTCTACAACCTTATCTTGACCACATTCCCTTAGTGCTGTTCTTTCCTGGATCCTATGATGGACATGAACTCTGTTTATTTAATACCTTTAAAAGTGATAACTATTATCGAGCTTTTGCTTTAATACCACATCATGGAGCTGTCTATGAACATTGCTGAACTGTTTGCCAAGGATATTAACCGCAGTATTAATGGTGTCATCAAGGTGGGACAGCAGGATGATACTAATATCCGTCAAGAGTTAGAAGAGTATGTAGTTACCGAAGAACTCAAAAAGCATTTTTATACCTTTTTTGGCAGATTTGCTGAATCAATTGAAAGTCCCACGGATAAGATGGGTGTGTGGATTTCCGGATTCTTTGGTTCTGGCAAATCTCATTTTTTGAAAATACTTTCCTATCTACTAGAAAACCGTTCAGTGGGAAATAATCGGGCTTTAGATTACTTTGATTCCCAAAGAATTCCCGATCCATCCCTGTTGGCAAATATTGCCTTATCAGCACAAACTCACTGTGATGTAATTCTCTTTAATATTGATTCTAAGGCGGATGCCAATAACAAAAATGACAAAGAAACCATTACCAAGGTGTTCCAAAAAGTCTTTGACGACCATTTAGGGTATTTTGGCACAACACCGGAAATTGCCCGATTTGAACGTCAATTAGCGAGTCAAGGTAAGTATCAGCCCTTCAAAGAGGCTTTTTATCGCCAAACCAACCAATCCTGGGAAGAAACTCGAGAAGCTTGGGCCTTTTATCAAGATGATATTGTTGCTGCTTTAACCGTTAGCACAGGAATGAGTGGAGAACAGGCTAATCGCCTATTAAAGTTCAATGAGAAATATACTTTAAGTCCAGAAGACTTTGCTAAAACGGTTAAAGAGTATTTACACACCAAGGGACCAAAACATCGCCTAGTTTTTATGGTAGATGAAGTAGGTCAGTATATTGGCGAAGATACCAAATTAATGCTCAATCTGCAAACAGTAGTGGAAGATCTGGGTATCCATAGTCAGGGAAGAGCTTGGGTGGTGGTGACATCCCAAGAAGCTATGGATGAAATCACCAAAAACAAAATCAAGGGGGAAGACTTCTCTAAAATTATTGGGCGCTTTCATCGTCCTCTGAATTTATCTTCTGCTAATACTGATGAGGTAATTAAATTACGGTTATTGTCTAAAACTGACGAAGCCAAAAAACGTTTAAAAGTTTTATATACCGAAAAAATTGCCATTCTCACAAACCAAATCACATTTAAGGACTCTGCGGATATGCCAGGGTATAAGGATGCACAGGATTTTGTGGCAGCCTATCCGTTTATTCCCTATCAGTTTTATCTGTTGCAGAAGGTATTTACCCAAATTCGGCTAATGGGTTCTGCGGGTAAACATTTAGCATCAGGAGAACGCTCCTTGCTGGATGCTTTTCAGGTTGCTTCCCAAGCAATTTCCGCACAATCCCTGGGTAAGTTAGTTCCTTTTCATACTTTTTATTTGGCCATTGAGGGTTTTTTGGATAGTGTTATTAGTCAGGTGATTACCCAGGCTACGAATAATCCCCAACTAAAGGAGTTTGATATTCAGCTCTTAAAAACCCTATTTATGATTAAATATATTAAAGAGATTAGGGCAAACTTAGAAAACTTAACGACTTTGAGTTTAACCGACATAGATGAAGATAGACTAGGCTTGAAAAAACAAGTAGCAGAAGCCCTGGGAAGATTGGAAAAACAAACCCTAATTCAGCGTAATACAGATGAATACATATTTCTCACAAACGAAGAGCAAGATATTAGTAAAGAAATTAAAAACACAAGGGTGAACCCAGGGGAGATTTACAAAAAACTGCAAGAATGGGTGTGGGGATCAATTTTGACCGATAGGGAATTCAAATTTGGTAAACGTAAGTATTCATTCAATCGAAAGTTAGATGAGCGTGATCATGGAAAGAAATTACAAGAACTAACTGTGCATATTATTACTCCCTATGGAGAAAACTATGCTGAATTTGAGAACAATACAAAGTGTCTAATCACAACCCAGTCAAGTCCAGAGTTATTAATTAGGCTAGGGAATGAGGATCACCTTTTGCAAGACTTAGAGACGTTTAGTCAAACCGATCAGTATTTGCGCCAAAAAGCCGGTAGTAATCTTAGTCCCAGTATTCAAAAGATTATAACAGCACGGAAAGATGAAAATACACAGCGGGAGAAAAATATCAAAGATAGCCTACAAAAACTTATTGCCAGTGCGGATGTGTTTAGTTATGGCAATAAAGTAGAAATTACTCGAACTGAATTTGCAACAGAGTTATTAAAACAAGCTCTTACCTATTTAATTAACAATGCCTACAGCAAGTTAAAATACATCGATAGTGGATTTGAAAATTCAGATCAGGTGAAAAATGCCTTAACTCGTCATATCCAAGAAAAGACCACCGATGGAGAGGTGGTTAAGGACGTTAATATATCCGCACGAAAAGACATGGAATCTTTTTTGCATAGTCAAAATAAACATCATCCAACTACGATTAAATCTTTAATAGATAAATTTACCTGTACTCCCTATGGTTGGTCAGAGCTAGACACCCTAGGGATAATGGCAGAGTTGGCTAATGCAGGTGTAGTTGAATTGAGACACGCACAAAATAAGGTCAATCTACAAGAGGAAGGACTAATAGATAAGTTACTTTCTCGCGATGGTAAAGAAACTTATATTGTGAGATTGGCTAGTACCATTGATCCAGCTAGTTTAAAGGTGGCTAGAGACTTAGCCAGTCAATTACTTGATAAGAATATACTAGACATACCTACGGAAAGTGGCAAATTATTTCAAACCTATGAAGAACTTTTATGGCAACATGTTCAAAGGTTAAAAGAATGGTTAAAACTGACTCAAGAACAGCAATTACCATTTGGGAATTTGCTGAAAGACCACATAGCCATGCTAGAAGAGCTAAGAACGGATAACTCTCATGAACAGGAGTTTTTTCAGCTTGTTCGTGGTCGTCGGGATGACCTGGAAGAATATATTGATGACTTACAAAAGTTAAGGTCTTTCTTCACCTCACAACTGAAAATATTTCAAGAAGCTCAACAGAGTTTAAAAGAGTTGAAACCAGAATTGCGCCATATTGAGGAAGAGGAACTGCTGGAGCAGGTAAAATCAGTTGAGGAAATTCTCAATATGGATGACCCAACCAGTAAAATACAGCTGTTGCCAAATTTGCTGAAACCAGTGCAGCAAAAAATACAGGAAATCCTCCGACAAAAGATTGGAGAACTGCATCGGGAAATGGAAAACCAAGAAAAAGAAATACGCGATTATATTCAGGAGCAATACCCAGCGATTGTCAATGAAATTTCTGAGATCACGCAGGAGATAAACAATTTTCACCCATCGGAAATCAAAACTATTGATTCAGCGATCGCCCATCGGAGCGAATTAAGCGACAAGACAAACCAGTTATGGAAGAAAATAGATGCTGAAGCTCAAAAAGTTCAAGAAAAATTGGGCAAATCATATCATACAGCAAACCACATACCAGAGCAAGTAAAACCCATCACTTTTATTCAGTTGGGGAGGTTTACTCCCAGCAAAGTGCTAGAAAATGAAGAAGATGTGGAGGTGTATCTGGGAGTATTGCGGGAGGAATTTCTCAAACAGATTCAAACAGGTTACAGAATCCGTTTGGAGAGATGATGCCAAAATAATGTGATAAATATAATGTGATAAATTTTGTGTGTTTTCTAACGAATCTGAACTTATGACTAGACGACTTATGCAATCTGTAAGACTAGTAATAGCATGTATACTAGCTTTCCTACTTACTCATCAAGGAACTGCAATAGCAGATAATTGTCCCACCAAAGGATGCGCTCAAAAATATACTTTAGCATTATCCTGGCAACCTGGATTTTGTGAAACCCATGGGGATAAAGCAGAATGTCAGGAACAAACAGCAACCAGCTACGATGCTAGTAACTTCACCTTACATGGATTATGGCCGGATAAGTTGGAATACTGTAATGTTTCCGCTAGTAATATCAAGAACGACAAAACCGGGAACTGGAAAGATTTACCCACAGTGGAGGTAGACGGAGAAACTACTGATGAATTAGATGAAGTAATGCCGGGTTTTGGAGAGTCTAGTCTTGAACGTCATGAATGGATCAAACATGGAACCTGTGATGGGAGAAACTCGGATGATTACTATGATTTATCTGTAGACCTACTGAAGGAATTTAATGATTCTCAAGTGCGAAATTTGTTTGTTGAGCACATAGGTGAAACAATCTCCCTAGATCAGGTAAAAACAGCATTTGAAGGAACTTTTGGCAGTGGTAGTTCTTCCAGTTTGAGTCTTAAATGCGATTCTAGGAACAATTTGGCCACCGAAATTCGTCTGAAAATCAAACGCCCTCAGGTTGGTCAAAAACTGGCGGATCTCCTACTTCCCAGTGGTGGTCAGTCTTGTAGTCAAGTTGTGGTTGATGGCTTTGGTGTTAGCAGTTTAAACTAATAAAGATTTTTTAAAAAATTTTTTGGTTTGCTAGAGTCCCTGGTGTTTTCAACCAGGGAAAAGTCAAAAATAAAACTAGTAAGTAGATATGCACAATTATTTGTAGGATGGGTCGAGTAACGAGACCCATGGGGGTGTTGGGTTTCATACTTCAACCCAACCTACGTTCATCTTATATTTAATTCCACCCACTTACTTATTCAACTTTTGTTATGAATAGAACCACTATTAAAAACTTTGCCATTTGGGCACGGAACCATCTAAAAGAACAGGTAAGCACTCGTGCTACCCAACTTACCATTACCGAAAAAACCATTACCGAAAAGACCATTACTGACCAAAGGACCTTTGCGGGAGGTTTATTGAGTGGGGAGCAAACTCTCAATAGCGAGGAAGCTAAACAATATCAACAACTACATTCCCATATAGAATATTTATTAAAACAACAAGCATCTAAAAATTTAGACAAAAAGTTAACTAAACAAGTTGATAGTGTTCTGGATATACTGATTGAGGAAATTGCCTATACCTGGTTTAACCGATTAGTAGCACTGCGCTTTATGGAGGTTAAGGGCTATATCGGAAGGGTGTTAAGTAGTAGCGATCGCAGTTTGGTAGATCCGGACATTTTGCGAGATAGGGATTCCATAGCAGATACGGGAGAAATAGCTGGAATTAATCGAGAAACCCTGAAAAAATGGGAGGATCTAGCAAGTAAACAGACTAATCCGGATGAATATCTATACCGTCAATTATTATTAGCCCAGTGTCAGGCCTTGTCTTCTAGTGTACCAGCTTTATTTGATACGGGATATCCAGCATTATTTTTGCCAGTTAATCTACTAGGTCAAGATTCAATCGTCGGGAGACTGGTGAAGGAAATTGCCCAGGAAGATTGGGAAGATATAGAAATAGTGGGATGGCTATATCAATTTTATATTTCTGAGCGCAAAGACCAGGTAATTGGAGCCAAATCTAAGATAGAAGCTAAGGATATACCAGCAGCAACTCAACTATTCACACCTCGTTGGATTGTGCAGTATATGGTAGAAAATAGTTTAGGCAGGTTATGGTTAGAAAACCACCCCCAATCAAATTTACGGGAAAAAATGCCCTATTATTTGGAGGGTGAGAAAATCAGGGGTGGGGAAGAACAAGAAGAACAATCAGGGGACACAGCTCCATTGTTGGGATTATTGAACCCAACACCCCCCAGTTTCAAGAAGGTAAGTCCAGGAATTCCTTTAACACCGGAGGAGTTAACAGTAATTGATCCAGCTTGTGGGAGTGGACATATTTTGGTCTATGCTTTCGATTTGTTGGTGGAAATTTATAAGGAGCAGGGATATTTGGAAAAGGATATTCCCGGACTCATCTTAACTCATAATTTGTATGGATTGGATATAGATGAAAGAGCTGTACAGTTAGCAAGTTTTGCAGTTTTAATGAAGGCAAGGGCTATAAATAAGCGTGTTTTTAAAAATGCTCCTACCGCTCCTACTTTGAATATTAAAACTGTGCGCTGTACACGGGGGTATAAGTTACCAACCATACAAGGGGTTGTTGAGAAGGATTGGCAACCTCTAGTGGAGGCTTTTTCTGATGCAGATAATTTAGGGAGTTTGATTACCCCGCCATCTTTTAATGGCACGATTTTGAGAAAGCAATTGGCAGATTTAGCATTGGATAATCCTCTTTTTCAACAGGAAGTTGTTGGTTTTTTACGTCATTTAGTTGATCAGGCTGAATTATTGAGTAATCAGTATTGGGTAGTGGTGGCAAATCCTCCTTATATGGGGAATAGGAGTTTGAATGATGTCCTCAAGACCTTTGCTAGTAAAAATTACGCCAATTCCAAGTCAGATGCTTTCTCCATGTTTATTGAACGCTTTTTGACCATGATTTTCAAAAACGGGTTCATTGGATTCATGACACCTTTTACATGGATGTTTCTAAGCTCCTATGAAAAATTACGTAAAAATATATTAAATACCACAACAATAACAAGTTTGATAAGACCAGAATATCATGCCTTTTTTGATTCTGCTTATGTCCCAATATGTACCTTTACCTTATTAAATAGAAGTTTACCAGAACATCAAGGAATATTTATTGACCTTAATCAATTTTATGGATCAGAGATCCAACCAGTCAAGTTGCTAGAAGCTATCAAAAATCCTAATTGCGGGTATCTTTATTATGCTAAGTCGGCTGATTTCTGCAAAATTCCAGGAAGTGCGATCGCCTATTGGGTGAGTGATAAGATTTTAGAGATTTTTCAACAATCCAAACCCCTGAATGATATTGCTAACCCATGTGTTGGACTGCAAACTGGTAATAATGATAGATTTCTGAGATTATGGACAGAAGTTAACATTAATAATATAGGTTTTGGATTAGATAGCAGAGAAGCGGCAAAAAAATCTGGAAAAAAATGGTTTCCCTATAATAAAGGCGGGGAATTTAGAAAATGGTATGGCAATCAGGAATATGTTGTTAATTGGGAAAATGATGGTTTCGAGATTCGTAATTTTGGCACTGAACATGGACTAAAAGCTAGATCCCGTCCCCAAAACACAGATAAATATTTTCAAGAAAGTATAACTTGGTCTTTTGTAAGTTCTTCATATTTTGGAGTTAGATATTCGCCCAAAGGATTTATTTTTGATGTAGGAGGATCTTCCATATTCCCGCACTCTCAAATAATCATTAACCTAGTGGGACTCCTATGCAGTAAAGTGATTTCCAGTTTCATGGAAATCATGAACCCCACCCTTAATTTTCAAGTAGGAAATGTTGCTAACCTACCTATTATTACCTCCCTACAAGATAGTGTTTTTAATCAATCCATAGAACAAGCGATTAACATTGCTAAAGAAGACTGGGATAACTTTGAAACTTCCTGGGACTTCCAAACCCACCCCTTACTGCGAGAAAACTCCCCCAATATATCCACATCCTTCACCAATTGGCAAAACCGCACAGAAACCGCATTTCGACAACTCCAACTGCTAGAAGAAGAAAATAACCGATACTGGATAAAATCCTACGGACTAGAAACAGAACTCACACCAGAAGTCCCAGAAGACCAAGTCACCATCCACCGCGCAGACCCACAACGAGATATGCGCTCCCTCATTTCCTACATAATTGGCTGTATCATGGGTAGATATAGACTTGACAAACCCGGAATCATTCACGCTGGAAGCAAATTCGACCCATCCCTACACCAAAAATTCCCAGCTAGTAATGATGCCATAATCCCCATCACAGATCAAACCTACTTCCCCAATGACATCCTTACTCGTTTTGAAGAATTCCTGCAAATTGCCTGGGATCCCAATAACCTGAGTGCAAACCTCAAATTCATTGCTGACACCCTCACCATCAAAAACTCAGAAAGTCCACGAGAACGGATCCGACGCTACTTCCTACAAGAATTTATCTCCGACCATATCCAAACCTATAAAAAACGCCCCATATACTGGTTATTCACTAGCGGGAAAAAACGAGCCTTTAATGCCTTAATCTATTTACACCGCTACCAGGAAGATACCCTTTCCCGTATGCGCACAGACTATGTCCTAGAATTACAAATCAAACTCCAAGGAGAAATCACTAAATATCAAAAACAACTGGAAATCAGCACTAACAATGCAGATAAAAAAATTGCCACCAAGCGTCTCAAAGAATTACAAGACCAACAGTCAGAACTAGCAGAATATCAAGAAAAACTGCAACATTTAGCTGATGCTCGAATTAAACTAGACTTAGATGATGGTGTAGCATATAACTACTGTCAATTCAAAGGACTAGTCTATGAGGGCACTGACCTTAAAATTGCTGACTTAGAAAAAGCATCACAATGGAAAAATTGAGAGAGACGAAAATGAACACATGAACATCACACGTATCAAAAACCTACTGCAAAATCTATTTCAAGAAGATTCCCGTTGGCCTCACCACCAAAGACGAGTTGTATTTTGGTATGACCCAGATGGGCAATTTGTCAGTATTTT is a window encoding:
- a CDS encoding DUF1788 domain-containing protein is translated as MSKLSIQERLNQLLPKLQDSRLLGNRGIGNEIGFYVFDYAPEDELYVQEYTKILISQLTRDPINLVVKEFNLYNIILEILQEKGILNKAFIVEAKEGHKSLWNKIQPIVRPEKVITQIQNHLQGNEQLVFLTGVGASWPLIRSHSILNGLQPYLDHIPLVLFFPGSYDGHELCLFNTFKSDNYYRAFALIPHHGAVYEHC
- a CDS encoding ribonuclease T2 family protein, with translation MTRRLMQSVRLVIACILAFLLTHQGTAIADNCPTKGCAQKYTLALSWQPGFCETHGDKAECQEQTATSYDASNFTLHGLWPDKLEYCNVSASNIKNDKTGNWKDLPTVEVDGETTDELDEVMPGFGESSLERHEWIKHGTCDGRNSDDYYDLSVDLLKEFNDSQVRNLFVEHIGETISLDQVKTAFEGTFGSGSSSSLSLKCDSRNNLATEIRLKIKRPQVGQKLADLLLPSGGQSCSQVVVDGFGVSSLN
- the brxC gene encoding BREX system P-loop protein BrxC, yielding MNIAELFAKDINRSINGVIKVGQQDDTNIRQELEEYVVTEELKKHFYTFFGRFAESIESPTDKMGVWISGFFGSGKSHFLKILSYLLENRSVGNNRALDYFDSQRIPDPSLLANIALSAQTHCDVILFNIDSKADANNKNDKETITKVFQKVFDDHLGYFGTTPEIARFERQLASQGKYQPFKEAFYRQTNQSWEETREAWAFYQDDIVAALTVSTGMSGEQANRLLKFNEKYTLSPEDFAKTVKEYLHTKGPKHRLVFMVDEVGQYIGEDTKLMLNLQTVVEDLGIHSQGRAWVVVTSQEAMDEITKNKIKGEDFSKIIGRFHRPLNLSSANTDEVIKLRLLSKTDEAKKRLKVLYTEKIAILTNQITFKDSADMPGYKDAQDFVAAYPFIPYQFYLLQKVFTQIRLMGSAGKHLASGERSLLDAFQVASQAISAQSLGKLVPFHTFYLAIEGFLDSVISQVITQATNNPQLKEFDIQLLKTLFMIKYIKEIRANLENLTTLSLTDIDEDRLGLKKQVAEALGRLEKQTLIQRNTDEYIFLTNEEQDISKEIKNTRVNPGEIYKKLQEWVWGSILTDREFKFGKRKYSFNRKLDERDHGKKLQELTVHIITPYGENYAEFENNTKCLITTQSSPELLIRLGNEDHLLQDLETFSQTDQYLRQKAGSNLSPSIQKIITARKDENTQREKNIKDSLQKLIASADVFSYGNKVEITRTEFATELLKQALTYLINNAYSKLKYIDSGFENSDQVKNALTRHIQEKTTDGEVVKDVNISARKDMESFLHSQNKHHPTTIKSLIDKFTCTPYGWSELDTLGIMAELANAGVVELRHAQNKVNLQEEGLIDKLLSRDGKETYIVRLASTIDPASLKVARDLASQLLDKNILDIPTESGKLFQTYEELLWQHVQRLKEWLKLTQEQQLPFGNLLKDHIAMLEELRTDNSHEQEFFQLVRGRRDDLEEYIDDLQKLRSFFTSQLKIFQEAQQSLKELKPELRHIEEEELLEQVKSVEEILNMDDPTSKIQLLPNLLKPVQQKIQEILRQKIGELHREMENQEKEIRDYIQEQYPAIVNEISEITQEINNFHPSEIKTIDSAIAHRSELSDKTNQLWKKIDAEAQKVQEKLGKSYHTANHIPEQVKPITFIQLGRFTPSKVLENEEDVEVYLGVLREEFLKQIQTGYRIRLER
- a CDS encoding 7-carboxy-7-deazaguanine synthase QueE, translated to MSILEIKLPIHETFQSTVQGEGYWTGSLVDFIRLSGCPLSCPWCDTGYADGGANLPRFERTIGELLAELKSPRIVISGGEPFIHKHLPELVEALLDAGKQVNIETSGSFWKEVPLSAWITLSPKEHINPKYPVQNQFWSRANEAKIVIETGQEIDFYQEQLSAHPDLCVYLQPEWNSSSKSLALILQLLQQKPDYKLSLQTHKYIGLQ
- the pglX gene encoding BREX-1 system adenine-specific DNA-methyltransferase PglX, coding for MNRTTIKNFAIWARNHLKEQVSTRATQLTITEKTITEKTITDQRTFAGGLLSGEQTLNSEEAKQYQQLHSHIEYLLKQQASKNLDKKLTKQVDSVLDILIEEIAYTWFNRLVALRFMEVKGYIGRVLSSSDRSLVDPDILRDRDSIADTGEIAGINRETLKKWEDLASKQTNPDEYLYRQLLLAQCQALSSSVPALFDTGYPALFLPVNLLGQDSIVGRLVKEIAQEDWEDIEIVGWLYQFYISERKDQVIGAKSKIEAKDIPAATQLFTPRWIVQYMVENSLGRLWLENHPQSNLREKMPYYLEGEKIRGGEEQEEQSGDTAPLLGLLNPTPPSFKKVSPGIPLTPEELTVIDPACGSGHILVYAFDLLVEIYKEQGYLEKDIPGLILTHNLYGLDIDERAVQLASFAVLMKARAINKRVFKNAPTAPTLNIKTVRCTRGYKLPTIQGVVEKDWQPLVEAFSDADNLGSLITPPSFNGTILRKQLADLALDNPLFQQEVVGFLRHLVDQAELLSNQYWVVVANPPYMGNRSLNDVLKTFASKNYANSKSDAFSMFIERFLTMIFKNGFIGFMTPFTWMFLSSYEKLRKNILNTTTITSLIRPEYHAFFDSAYVPICTFTLLNRSLPEHQGIFIDLNQFYGSEIQPVKLLEAIKNPNCGYLYYAKSADFCKIPGSAIAYWVSDKILEIFQQSKPLNDIANPCVGLQTGNNDRFLRLWTEVNINNIGFGLDSREAAKKSGKKWFPYNKGGEFRKWYGNQEYVVNWENDGFEIRNFGTEHGLKARSRPQNTDKYFQESITWSFVSSSYFGVRYSPKGFIFDVGGSSIFPHSQIIINLVGLLCSKVISSFMEIMNPTLNFQVGNVANLPIITSLQDSVFNQSIEQAINIAKEDWDNFETSWDFQTHPLLRENSPNISTSFTNWQNRTETAFRQLQLLEEENNRYWIKSYGLETELTPEVPEDQVTIHRADPQRDMRSLISYIIGCIMGRYRLDKPGIIHAGSKFDPSLHQKFPASNDAIIPITDQTYFPNDILTRFEEFLQIAWDPNNLSANLKFIADTLTIKNSESPRERIRRYFLQEFISDHIQTYKKRPIYWLFTSGKKRAFNALIYLHRYQEDTLSRMRTDYVLELQIKLQGEITKYQKQLEISTNNADKKIATKRLKELQDQQSELAEYQEKLQHLADARIKLDLDDGVAYNYCQFKGLVYEGTDLKIADLEKASQWKN